The genomic window TTGTTGGGTGGGATCACCGTGAATGTTGAGAAAAGCACGGCGTGAACATCGTTTATAATCCAGTAAGAGAGAATCAGTAATTAGCATTTTTGTCAAGAAAGTTCCTGTATCTATTATTATCTCCCTTTCGGAAAGAGAACAGGTAATATTTTTAATCCTGACTTTAGCCAAAGGTAGGAACTTGCTTAGAAAAGAAATAGTCTAATCCCTTTAGCTATCTTTGCTGATATTCTTTAAGCATAACTTTAGATCATCAATCGAGCCACTTTGAAAGAAATCTGATAAGGTGAAACAGTTATCCTAAAATTAAAGGAGTCTTTAAGAACTCCATCACTCTAATCTATAGACAGACCATTATAAAATGTGAGGTTAATTTTTATGAAATCATTAATCCGTTGGAGTGCAACCCTGGGACTATTAGGTAGTACCATCATAACCACTTGGTTTGGTCAAATCCCCAAAGTTTTAGCACTTCCTGAAGCTGACGTAATCAAGGTTTTACAAGGCGTGCCTGTTTTCACTATCACCACAGAACAGGGTGGGCCATTAATTGCGACCTTAGAAGACAATCAGAAGGTAACACAAGTTTTTATGAGTCAGCAAGATGCTAACCAGTTTCTCGCTAAACTCAAAGAAAATCAACCGGACATCGGCAATAGAGTTAAAGTACAACCCGTCTCTTTAGGGGAAGTTTATCGTTTTGCCATCGCTAACAATACAGAAACAGAGTCTTTAAAATTTGCTTATATTCCCATGCAAAGCGCAGTAGATTCTGCGAAAAAGGTTTTAAA from Crocosphaera subtropica ATCC 51142 includes these protein-coding regions:
- a CDS encoding Tic22 family protein encodes the protein MKSLIRWSATLGLLGSTIITTWFGQIPKVLALPEADVIKVLQGVPVFTITTEQGGPLIATLEDNQKVTQVFMSQQDANQFLAKLKENQPDIGNRVKVQPVSLGEVYRFAIANNTETESLKFAYIPMQSAVDSAKKVLNDNGQQYQGGVPLFTLRGGPDNSILTIQQDEQEVIPFFFEKAPIQAIAEQMKKDQPDIAQTMQIEVVALENVIGLLQTKDDAMLKQIQLIPSQETMKFIQETIKSQQNQGQ